The Candidatus Koribacter versatilis Ellin345 genome has a segment encoding these proteins:
- a CDS encoding IS110 family transposase, with amino-acid sequence MMIVGCDFHPGWQQVAVFDSETGEIRELRLHNESGEAERFYRSLPVPTLVGLEACGNTQWFEDLLDRLGHEVWIGDAAAIRASYVRKQKTDRRDAGHILKLLIEGRFPRLWRPSAAERDVRQLLIHRDRLVGIRSRVKNGLQHLMLNKGRQMKFKLWSEAGQQQLRELPLEGWAAQRRKDLLHLLGQITPLIEELNRAVEQAAYANERARLLMTQPGVGPITALAYVLTMGDVSRFKRGKQIGSYLGLIPSEHSSSKRRRLGSISKQGSPFLRMLLVESAQTVTRLDEGFRKQYQHRCHRKMKAVAKVAAARRLAVRLYWMLRSNTAYPEIARIEGSPR; translated from the coding sequence ATGATGATTGTAGGGTGTGATTTCCATCCTGGCTGGCAACAAGTTGCCGTTTTCGATTCAGAAACCGGCGAGATCAGAGAACTGAGGCTGCACAACGAGAGCGGTGAGGCCGAGCGCTTCTATCGTTCGCTTCCGGTGCCAACGTTGGTCGGGCTTGAGGCGTGTGGCAACACGCAGTGGTTCGAGGATCTGCTCGATCGTTTGGGACACGAAGTGTGGATCGGGGATGCGGCAGCGATTCGCGCCAGTTACGTGCGCAAGCAGAAGACGGATCGACGCGACGCTGGGCACATTCTCAAGCTGCTGATCGAGGGCCGCTTTCCTCGACTGTGGCGACCTAGTGCGGCGGAGCGCGATGTGCGGCAGTTGCTCATTCATCGCGATCGCCTGGTCGGCATTCGTTCCCGCGTTAAAAACGGACTGCAGCACTTGATGCTGAACAAGGGCAGGCAGATGAAGTTCAAGCTGTGGAGTGAAGCCGGCCAACAGCAGCTCCGAGAGTTGCCGCTCGAAGGATGGGCAGCACAACGACGGAAAGACCTGCTGCATTTACTCGGGCAGATCACCCCGTTGATCGAAGAGCTGAATCGTGCAGTGGAGCAGGCCGCCTATGCAAATGAACGTGCACGGTTGCTGATGACACAACCGGGAGTCGGTCCGATCACGGCGCTTGCATACGTTCTGACGATGGGCGATGTCTCGCGGTTCAAGCGCGGCAAGCAAATCGGCAGCTATCTAGGGCTGATTCCATCCGAACACAGCTCGAGCAAGCGGCGCCGACTGGGATCGATCAGCAAACAAGGCAGCCCGTTCCTCCGCATGTTGCTGGTGGAGAGCGCGCAAACGGTGACCCGCTTGGACGAAGGATTTCGAAAGCAGTATCAACATCGCTGTCACCGCAAGATGAAAGCCGTAGCTAAAGTGGCGGCAGCGAGAAGGTTAGCCGTGCGACTCTACTGGATGCTGCGTAGCAACACAGCGTATCCGGAGATCGCTCGCATCGAGGGCAGCCCGAGGTAA